The following nucleotide sequence is from Chryseobacterium sp. CY350.
TTGGTTTTTATCTTTAATTGCTAAATTTGGGATTTAATATGAACAATTAAAAGATAATTTCGTTTATAAAACCAGCTTTTTCAGATATTCTCCATATCCGCTTTTGCCATATTTTGAAGCGGTTTCCAAAAGTTTTTCTTCATTTATAAATCCGTTTCTGAAAGCAATTTCTTCGATACAGCCAATTTTAAAACCCTGTCTTTTTTCAATCACACGTACAAATTCTGACGCATCATTTAAAGAATCAAAAGTTCCTGTGTCTAGCCAAGCTGTTCCTCTGTCTAAAACGCCAACTTCTAATTTACCTTTGCTTAAATAAACATTGTTGATGTCTGTAATTTCCAGTTCGCCTCGTGGAGAAGGTTTTATGTTTTTAGCAATTTCTACTACCTCATTATCATAAAAATACAATCCTGGAACTGCATAATTTGATTTCGGCTGTGTGGGTTTCTCTTCTATTGATTTAGCTTTGAAGTTATCATCAAATTCTACAACACCATATCTTTCAGGGTCTGCAACATGATAAGCGAAAACAACGCCTCCGTCTGGATTGGTCTTGTTTTTTAACAAAGTTCCCATTTCCGATCCATAGAAAATATTGTCTCCCAAAACCAAAGCTGCAGAATTGTTTCCGATAAACTGATCTCCTAAAATAAAAGCCTGAGCTAAACCATCCGGACTTGGCTGTACAACATATTCGATGTTACAACCAATCTGCGAACCATCTCCCAAAAGTTTGATGAAACCTGCCTGATCGTGCGGTGTGGTAATGATTAAAATATCCCTAATTCCCGCCAACAGCAATGTAGACAATGGGTAATAAATCATCGGTTTGTCATACACCGGCATCAATTGTTTGCTTACTGCAATCGTCAGCGGAAACAATCTCGTTCCCGAACCGCCTGCTAAAATTATTCCTTTCATATTATTTGATGATTTGTCTTAATTATACTGTCCGTCGTAATATTTCTGATAATCTCCGGAAGTTACATTTTCCAGCCATTCTTTATTTTCTAAAAACCAGTCAATAGTTTTTCCTAAACCCTGTTCAAAAGTTACAGAAGGTTTCCATCCCAGATCATTGCTTAGCTTGTTGGCATCAATAGCATAGCGTTTATCGTGTCCCGGTCTGTCTTTTACATAAGTAATTAATTTTTCTGAATG
It contains:
- the rfbA gene encoding glucose-1-phosphate thymidylyltransferase RfbA, with amino-acid sequence MKGIILAGGSGTRLFPLTIAVSKQLMPVYDKPMIYYPLSTLLLAGIRDILIITTPHDQAGFIKLLGDGSQIGCNIEYVVQPSPDGLAQAFILGDQFIGNNSAALVLGDNIFYGSEMGTLLKNKTNPDGGVVFAYHVADPERYGVVEFDDNFKAKSIEEKPTQPKSNYAVPGLYFYDNEVVEIAKNIKPSPRGELEITDINNVYLSKGKLEVGVLDRGTAWLDTGTFDSLNDASEFVRVIEKRQGFKIGCIEEIAFRNGFINEEKLLETASKYGKSGYGEYLKKLVL